A genomic window from Corticium candelabrum chromosome 8, ooCorCand1.1, whole genome shotgun sequence includes:
- the LOC134183444 gene encoding uncharacterized protein LOC134183444 isoform X1: protein MKTQYLPTISCSRNSSVWFASRAYTFDTLSSVWIPEAASAVDTKTVRSYGASKAPNKTTNRDNGVIRAERNQGFHALHFTRHLTRGFVLQGQCDSQEQLGRDLPALRSSTVPPEVRLAKGTAVAMSLTEEPEIRCIQSRETDHMNQTIKNGNDVDGSYRISTDSDDQIGGLKVGLVASAQCLELSTGDIPCWAARLPFVHPLHQLIQRGCLGIQCVPSKLSKLEGLRGSISKLKSRTSDRALVPHSMSHSTEDDNKRDCKLKGSQSSSSSSLTECQGSGSKVSCQESPSSSKTPYVMRREQQQFRNTKKVSSGMDPRTAVTVGRVTLEKRQPSVHRAVQQQYRYPTGRGMTSLKVRRQTYLDPVAGCSKQFARRLAELARAETETIHWEMTRKNKKKTVAG, encoded by the exons ATGAAAACACAATACTTGCCGACAATTTCCTGCAGCCGCAACTCGTCGGTATGGTTCGCTTCTAGGGCGTACACGTTTGACACTCTTTCATCTGTCTGGATTCCGGAAGCTGCCAGTGCCGTCGATACGAAGACGGTGCGTTCGTATGGAGCAAGCAAAGCGCCAAACAAGACCACCAATCGAGACAACGGTGTCATTAGAGCGGAGAGAAATCAAGGCTTTCACGCTTTACACTTTACGCGCCATCTAACGAGGGGCTTTGTGT TGCAAGGGCAGTGCGATTCGCAAGAGCAGTTGGGGCGAGATCTACCAGCATTGCGGAGCTCGACAGTTCCTCCAGAAGTTAGGCTGGCGAAAGGGACTGCGGTGGCCAT GTCACTAACTGAAGAACCTGAAATCAGATGTATTCAATCAAGAGAGACAGATCACATGAATCAAACAATTAAGAATGGAAACGACGTGGATGGCAGCTATCGTATAAGTACTGATAGTGATGATCAGATTGGTGGCTTGAAAGTCGGTTTGGTAGCATCTGCTCAATGTCTAGAGCTCTCAACAGGAGACATACCGTGCTGGGCGGCAAGGCTGCCTTTTGTTCACCCATTACACCAACTCATACAGCGTGGATGCCTTGGGATTCAGTGTGTTCCCTCCAAACTAAGCAAATTGGAAGGTCTGAGAGGCTCCATAAGCAAATTAAAATCTAGAACGTCAGATAGAGCTTTAGTGCCACATTCCATGTCACATTCTACAGAAGACGACAACAAAAGGGATTGCAAATTGAAAGGTAGTCAGAGCTCGAGCTCAAGTAGTCTAACGGAATGCCAAGGATCTGGCAGCAAAGTGTCATGTCAGGAGTCACCGTCGAGCTCCAAAACACCATATGTAATGAGAAGGGAACAGCAGCAATTTAGAAACACAAAGAAGGTGAGCTCGGGAATGGATCCTCGCACAGCAGTTACTGTTGGGAGAGTGACTTTAGAGAAGCGACAACCATCAGTGCATAGAGCAGTGCAGCAACAGTACAG gtATCCAACAGGGAGAGGCATGACATCACTGAAGG TTCGCAGGCAGACGTACCTAGACCCTGTTGCCGGTTGCAGCAAACAATTTGCTCGTCGGCTTGCCGAGCTGGCACGggcagaaacagaaacaattcaCTGGGAAATGACAAGAAAGAATAAAAAGAAAACGGTCGCGggatga
- the LOC134183444 gene encoding uncharacterized protein LOC134183444 isoform X2 — MKTQYLPTISCSRNSSVWFASRAYTFDTLSSVWIPEAASAVDTKTVRSYGASKAPNKTTNRDNGVIRAERNQGFHALHFTRHLTRGFVLQGQCDSQEQLGRDLPALRSSTVPPEVRLAKGTAVAMSLTEEPEIRCIQSRETDHMNQTIKNGNDVDGSYRIKLSTGDIPCWAARLPFVHPLHQLIQRGCLGIQCVPSKLSKLEGLRGSISKLKSRTSDRALVPHSMSHSTEDDNKRDCKLKGSQSSSSSSLTECQGSGSKVSCQESPSSSKTPYVMRREQQQFRNTKKVSSGMDPRTAVTVGRVTLEKRQPSVHRAVQQQYRYPTGRGMTSLKVRRQTYLDPVAGCSKQFARRLAELARAETETIHWEMTRKNKKKTVAG, encoded by the exons ATGAAAACACAATACTTGCCGACAATTTCCTGCAGCCGCAACTCGTCGGTATGGTTCGCTTCTAGGGCGTACACGTTTGACACTCTTTCATCTGTCTGGATTCCGGAAGCTGCCAGTGCCGTCGATACGAAGACGGTGCGTTCGTATGGAGCAAGCAAAGCGCCAAACAAGACCACCAATCGAGACAACGGTGTCATTAGAGCGGAGAGAAATCAAGGCTTTCACGCTTTACACTTTACGCGCCATCTAACGAGGGGCTTTGTGT TGCAAGGGCAGTGCGATTCGCAAGAGCAGTTGGGGCGAGATCTACCAGCATTGCGGAGCTCGACAGTTCCTCCAGAAGTTAGGCTGGCGAAAGGGACTGCGGTGGCCAT GTCACTAACTGAAGAACCTGAAATCAGATGTATTCAATCAAGAGAGACAGATCACATGAATCAAACAATTAAGAATGGAAACGACGTGGATGGCAGCTATCGTATAA AGCTCTCAACAGGAGACATACCGTGCTGGGCGGCAAGGCTGCCTTTTGTTCACCCATTACACCAACTCATACAGCGTGGATGCCTTGGGATTCAGTGTGTTCCCTCCAAACTAAGCAAATTGGAAGGTCTGAGAGGCTCCATAAGCAAATTAAAATCTAGAACGTCAGATAGAGCTTTAGTGCCACATTCCATGTCACATTCTACAGAAGACGACAACAAAAGGGATTGCAAATTGAAAGGTAGTCAGAGCTCGAGCTCAAGTAGTCTAACGGAATGCCAAGGATCTGGCAGCAAAGTGTCATGTCAGGAGTCACCGTCGAGCTCCAAAACACCATATGTAATGAGAAGGGAACAGCAGCAATTTAGAAACACAAAGAAGGTGAGCTCGGGAATGGATCCTCGCACAGCAGTTACTGTTGGGAGAGTGACTTTAGAGAAGCGACAACCATCAGTGCATAGAGCAGTGCAGCAACAGTACAG gtATCCAACAGGGAGAGGCATGACATCACTGAAGG TTCGCAGGCAGACGTACCTAGACCCTGTTGCCGGTTGCAGCAAACAATTTGCTCGTCGGCTTGCCGAGCTGGCACGggcagaaacagaaacaattcaCTGGGAAATGACAAGAAAGAATAAAAAGAAAACGGTCGCGggatga